A stretch of Aerococcus urinaehominis DNA encodes these proteins:
- a CDS encoding IS256 family transposase yields MAQLNITLNLEEITEAVLNSDMDQMMKSLTVTIFNAYMQAEREEFINAKRYERTDDRKDYRNGSYKRNFKTKVGTVELDVPRTRSGEFDTKLFDKYQRMDKAFVAVLTEMYINGVSTRRIKKVVETLCGEGVSKSFVSSVNKNLDPAVFEFKGRSLTHTNFRYVYVDAMYIKVRENHRSVSKGVYIAQGINDDNRREIIGFMIADNESEENWKNFFLDLKARGLTKPTLIISDAHKGLKSAISNQFLGTTWQRCTVHFLRNILAHFPKKDCSHERSLLKRIFNADSQQRARELKFEFVEYVSGNEKYDKAVNTLEEGFEDAIPYLLEPTPYRVSLKTTNSLERLNREIRRREKVVGLFPNIEAAERLIGSVLLDLHEYWETCPHKFFNNIV; encoded by the coding sequence ATGGCTCAACTAAATATTACCCTAAACTTAGAAGAAATTACAGAGGCAGTTCTAAACAGTGATATGGATCAGATGATGAAGTCCCTAACTGTAACCATCTTTAATGCCTATATGCAAGCAGAGCGTGAGGAATTTATTAATGCTAAGCGCTATGAGCGCACAGATGACCGGAAAGATTATCGTAATGGCTCCTATAAAAGAAACTTTAAAACAAAGGTAGGGACTGTTGAACTGGATGTCCCTCGGACACGATCAGGAGAATTTGATACCAAGCTATTCGATAAATATCAACGTATGGACAAGGCCTTTGTGGCTGTTTTAACCGAAATGTATATTAATGGGGTCTCAACACGCCGTATTAAGAAGGTTGTTGAAACACTCTGTGGCGAAGGTGTTTCTAAATCATTTGTCTCTTCAGTAAATAAAAACTTGGACCCTGCTGTTTTCGAATTTAAAGGGCGTTCCCTAACACATACGAATTTTCGATATGTTTATGTCGATGCCATGTATATTAAAGTTCGCGAAAACCATCGTTCTGTCTCTAAAGGTGTTTATATTGCTCAGGGTATTAACGATGATAATCGTCGCGAAATTATCGGCTTTATGATTGCTGATAATGAATCAGAAGAAAACTGGAAGAACTTCTTCCTTGATTTAAAGGCCAGAGGCCTAACTAAACCAACATTAATTATATCTGACGCCCACAAGGGACTAAAATCAGCGATTAGTAATCAATTTTTAGGCACTACCTGGCAACGGTGTACGGTTCATTTTCTACGTAATATTTTAGCTCATTTTCCAAAAAAGGATTGCAGTCATGAGAGAAGTCTTCTAAAGAGAATATTTAATGCTGATAGTCAACAAAGAGCGCGAGAGTTAAAATTTGAATTTGTAGAATACGTTAGTGGCAATGAGAAATATGACAAAGCTGTTAATACGCTAGAGGAAGGCTTCGAAGATGCTATCCCATACTTATTAGAACCCACACCTTATCGCGTTTCACTGAAAACAACTAACAGTCTAGAAAGGCTAAATCGAGAAATTAGAAGAAGAGAGAAAGTTGTCGGCCTCTTTCCTAATATAGAGGCTGCGGAGCGACTTATAGGAAGTGTATTGCTTGATTTGCATGAATATTGGGAGACATGTCCTCATAAATTCTTTAATAACATAGTCTAA
- a CDS encoding coenzyme F420-0:L-glutamate ligase translates to MSRAVGTVVRGLRAPIIKENDDLAGIVVDTVINASESEGYELRDHDIVTITESILARAQGNFAQLEAVAKDIRSKTDAETIGIVNPILSRNRFYAILKGIAMSAKKVVIQLSYPSDEVGNRLISRDELEASDINPYTDVLSEAEFRSHFSDLSHEFTGEDYVALYNKCVEEAGAECEIIFANHPQAILDYVDTVIIADIHDRKYTRRTLEKHGAKEIIGLDEILNQPVDGSGYNESYGLLGANLSGNDSLKLFPRDCQTFVEDVQKRLLDKTGKVIEVMIYGDGAFQDPVGHIWELADPVVSPGFTKGLSGTPDEIKIKYVADNQFGDLSGEELAEAMRAYIKDHDKVDEAGHNTSLGTTPRNITDLVGSLSDLTSGSGDKGTPFIYIQGYFDKYSDED, encoded by the coding sequence ATGTCTAGAGCTGTTGGTACTGTTGTTAGAGGTTTACGTGCCCCAATTATCAAGGAAAACGATGACCTAGCAGGAATTGTTGTCGACACTGTCATTAATGCTAGTGAAAGCGAAGGTTATGAACTACGTGACCATGATATTGTAACAATTACTGAATCAATTTTAGCACGTGCGCAAGGAAACTTCGCCCAATTAGAAGCGGTAGCCAAAGATATCCGCAGTAAAACAGATGCTGAAACAATTGGGATTGTTAATCCAATTTTGAGCCGTAATCGTTTCTATGCTATCTTAAAAGGGATTGCTATGTCAGCTAAGAAGGTTGTTATCCAGCTCAGCTATCCGTCTGATGAAGTTGGTAACCGCTTAATTTCCCGTGATGAATTAGAAGCTTCTGACATCAACCCATACACCGATGTCCTATCTGAAGCAGAATTCCGCAGCCACTTTTCTGATCTTTCACATGAATTTACTGGTGAGGACTATGTGGCCCTCTACAACAAGTGTGTTGAAGAAGCTGGTGCTGAGTGTGAAATTATTTTTGCTAACCATCCGCAAGCAATTCTAGACTATGTTGATACCGTGATTATTGCTGATATCCATGATCGTAAGTATACGCGCCGCACCCTTGAAAAACACGGTGCAAAAGAGATTATCGGCCTAGATGAAATCCTAAACCAACCAGTGGATGGGTCTGGTTATAACGAATCTTATGGGCTATTAGGCGCAAACCTTTCAGGAAACGATAGCCTAAAACTTTTCCCACGTGATTGCCAAACCTTTGTAGAAGACGTACAAAAACGTCTACTTGATAAAACTGGTAAAGTTATCGAAGTCATGATTTATGGTGATGGTGCCTTCCAAGATCCAGTTGGCCATATCTGGGAGTTAGCTGACCCTGTTGTCTCACCTGGCTTTACTAAAGGCTTAAGTGGCACACCTGATGAAATTAAGATTAAATATGTTGCTGATAACCAATTTGGTGACCTATCTGGTGAGGAATTAGCTGAAGCCATGCGTGCTTATATTAAGGACCATGACAAAGTTGATGAGGCTGGTCACAATACCTCATTAGGTACAACCCCTCGGAACATTACCGATTTAGTTGGCTCATTATCTGATTTAACTTCTGGATCAGGAGATAAAGGTACACCATTTATTTATATCCAAGGCTACTTTGATAAATATTCTGATGAAGACTAA
- a CDS encoding phosphoglycerate kinase, with protein MAKKTVEDIQVQGKKVLMRVDFNVPMDNGTITDDNRIVQALPTIKYVLENGGRLVLFSHLGKVKEESDKEKLTLRPVAERLQELLDQEVKFVPTTRGPELEDAIEELGEGQVLLFENTRFEDLDGKKESKNDPELGKYWASLGDVFVNDAFGTAHRSHASNVGISSHLEAVAGYLMEKEIKFLGDAVNDPERPFVAILGGAKVSDKINVIEALLDKADKVLIGGGMAYTFFKAKGYEVGKSLLEEDKIDLAKSLMERAGDKLFLPVDIVVADDFSNDANTKVVPSNQIPADWEGLDCGPETVELYAKELADAKTVVWNGPMGVSEIPAFANGTKGIAKALANLDNATTIVGGGDSAAAAQKLGFADQITHISTGGGASLEFLEGNELPAVAALSDK; from the coding sequence ATGGCTAAAAAAACAGTAGAAGATATTCAAGTCCAAGGTAAGAAAGTGCTGATGCGGGTTGATTTCAACGTACCAATGGACAATGGCACAATCACTGATGATAATAGAATTGTCCAAGCTTTACCAACTATCAAATACGTACTTGAAAATGGCGGCCGTTTAGTTCTTTTCTCTCACTTGGGTAAAGTTAAGGAAGAGAGTGATAAAGAAAAACTAACTCTTCGCCCTGTTGCAGAGCGTTTACAAGAATTATTGGATCAAGAAGTAAAATTTGTGCCAACTACCCGTGGCCCTGAGTTAGAAGATGCAATCGAAGAATTAGGCGAAGGCCAAGTGCTATTGTTTGAAAACACCCGTTTTGAAGATTTAGACGGTAAAAAGGAAAGTAAGAATGATCCTGAATTGGGCAAATACTGGGCATCTTTAGGTGATGTATTTGTGAATGACGCATTTGGGACTGCCCACCGTTCTCATGCTTCAAATGTAGGTATCTCTTCTCATTTAGAAGCAGTAGCTGGATATCTAATGGAAAAAGAAATTAAATTCTTAGGTGATGCAGTTAACGATCCTGAACGGCCATTTGTTGCGATTCTCGGTGGTGCTAAGGTGTCTGATAAAATTAATGTTATCGAAGCCTTACTTGATAAAGCTGATAAAGTTTTAATCGGTGGCGGTATGGCCTATACCTTCTTCAAGGCAAAAGGTTATGAAGTTGGTAAATCTTTACTAGAAGAAGATAAAATTGATTTAGCTAAAAGTCTAATGGAACGTGCAGGAGACAAGTTATTCTTGCCAGTGGATATTGTAGTGGCAGATGATTTCTCTAACGATGCTAATACGAAAGTGGTTCCTAGTAACCAAATCCCAGCTGATTGGGAAGGTTTAGACTGTGGTCCAGAAACAGTTGAATTATACGCTAAAGAATTAGCGGATGCTAAAACCGTTGTATGGAATGGGCCAATGGGTGTTTCTGAAATCCCAGCTTTCGCTAACGGTACAAAAGGTATTGCTAAGGCCTTAGCCAATCTAGATAATGCAACCACTATTGTTGGTGGCGGGGACTCAGCTGCGGCTGCACAAAAACTCGGCTTCGCTGATCAAATTACCCATATTTCAACTGGTGGTGGTGCTTCATTAGAATTCTTAGAAGGAAATGAGTTACCAGCTGTAGCGGCCCTTTCTGATAAATAA
- a CDS encoding ISL3 family transposase — protein MAQNDCIKNLLSITDENIKLEDKVTTKKIKQVTHKVIYGTLTYQPDSCPNCLHKEADQASVIKHGYKLSRILIGEFNTQPISLVLKKQRFFCKNCQITFTASSNLVAKNCFISRQIKCLAIQELSESQSMSLIAKKLNISNSTVIRLLESTAKQFKQSYRQLPRHLSIDEFKSVKNVSGAMSCILVDAANHRLFDILEDRTQAYLRDYFMRFPLEKRKLVETITMDMYSPYYDFLQQIFPNAKIIIDRFHIVQLLNQTLNSQRILVMNQQPKQSTHYRRLSPYNCVKRKTIIIFFGYNVIG, from the coding sequence ATGGCTCAAAATGATTGTATCAAAAACCTATTAAGTATTACAGACGAAAATATTAAATTAGAGGACAAGGTAACGACTAAAAAGATTAAACAAGTGACTCATAAAGTAATCTACGGCACACTAACTTATCAACCAGACAGCTGTCCGAATTGCCTCCATAAGGAGGCTGACCAAGCTAGTGTTATTAAGCATGGTTATAAACTATCGCGCATTTTAATAGGTGAATTCAACACACAACCAATCTCTTTAGTATTAAAAAAACAGCGATTTTTCTGTAAAAATTGCCAAATTACGTTTACAGCCTCTTCTAATCTAGTTGCTAAAAATTGCTTTATTAGTCGCCAAATCAAGTGTTTAGCGATACAAGAATTATCAGAGTCGCAAAGTATGTCCTTAATCGCTAAAAAACTTAATATTTCAAATTCTACGGTTATTCGTCTGCTTGAATCGACTGCTAAACAATTCAAACAAAGTTACCGGCAACTACCTAGGCATTTATCTATTGATGAGTTTAAATCTGTTAAAAATGTCTCAGGCGCTATGTCTTGCATCCTAGTGGATGCAGCTAATCATCGTTTATTTGATATATTAGAAGATCGGACGCAAGCTTATTTAAGAGATTATTTTATGCGTTTCCCTCTGGAAAAGAGAAAGCTAGTTGAAACGATTACCATGGATATGTACTCACCTTATTATGATTTTTTACAACAAATCTTTCCAAATGCGAAAATTATTATTGACCGATTCCATATTGTTCAACTACTGAATCAGACTTTGAATAGCCAACGGATTCTTGTGATGAATCAACAACCTAAGCAATCAACACACTATCGGAGATTAAGTCCATATAATTGTGTAAAAAGAAAAACCATAATAATCTTTTTTGGTTACAATGTAATTGGCTAA
- a CDS encoding amino acid ABC transporter ATP-binding protein, which yields MTILEVSHLKKAYGDNIVLHDIDFQVTQQEVISIIGSSGSGKSTLLRCLNLLEEPSDGDISYHGQSILSHKFDRNHYRARVGMVFQSFNLFKNMSVLENCTIGQVKILNRPKEEARHIALSNLEKVGMAAHQNKKPHQLSGGQQQRVAIARALSMEPELLLFDEPTSALDPEMVGEVLEIMTSLAKEGLTMVVVTHEMAFARDVSSRVIFMDKGLIAEQGRPDQVINQPQNPRTQAFLSRYLNEGK from the coding sequence ATGACAATTTTAGAAGTATCTCATCTGAAAAAAGCCTACGGTGATAATATCGTGCTCCACGATATTGACTTCCAGGTGACCCAGCAAGAAGTTATCTCAATTATTGGCTCTTCTGGTTCTGGTAAGTCCACCCTACTACGTTGTCTTAATTTACTAGAGGAACCTAGTGATGGTGATATCAGCTATCACGGTCAGTCTATTTTAAGTCATAAATTTGACCGCAACCATTATCGAGCTAGAGTTGGTATGGTTTTTCAATCATTTAACCTTTTTAAAAATATGTCTGTCCTAGAAAACTGTACAATTGGACAAGTCAAGATTCTGAATCGCCCTAAAGAGGAAGCTCGTCACATTGCCCTTAGCAACCTGGAAAAGGTAGGTATGGCTGCACACCAAAACAAAAAACCCCACCAGCTATCAGGTGGGCAACAGCAGCGGGTAGCTATTGCCCGCGCCCTATCTATGGAACCAGAACTGCTACTCTTTGATGAGCCAACTTCTGCTTTGGATCCTGAAATGGTTGGTGAAGTTTTAGAAATCATGACTAGCTTGGCCAAGGAGGGCTTGACTATGGTTGTTGTTACCCACGAAATGGCCTTTGCGCGCGACGTCTCTAGTCGGGTCATCTTTATGGATAAAGGCCTAATCGCCGAACAAGGCAGACCTGATCAGGTAATTAACCAGCCTCAAAACCCACGAACTCAAGCCTTCTTAAGTCGATACTTAAATGAAGGAAAATAG
- a CDS encoding ABC transporter permease subunit (The N-terminal region of this protein, as described by TIGR01726, is a three transmembrane segment that identifies a subfamily of ABC transporter permease subunits, which specificities that include histidine, arginine, glutamine, glutamate, L-cystine (sic), the opines (in Agrobacterium) octopine and nopaline, etc.), translating to MNKFINWRMVPTIAMIFMLVFNFPTPAINASEPQTQIEIDQSTLNQELETPGVLRVGMEANYAPFNWSQTNDNDGAIAISNSNGEYANGYDVQMAKLIADRLGLKLEIVKSEWDGLPPAVQSGKIDAIIAGMSPTPERLEQIDFSNSYYDSNIVLVVRKDSPYAQAKSLADFNGAKVTGQLNTFHYDLIEQIPGVDQQTALDSFPTMISSVLSGKSDAYVSEKPGALAAVAANDELSFVEFPPNQGFDLGQLTTDISVGLRKNSKLTPVINEVLATIPQADRDQLMEDMVALNERGESKGFWSDVSNIWSNFGSQFIRGAANTMFIALSSTVIGFLLGLVIAIIRSLKVKKQENPVSYYLYRLIDFIIAAYIEIFRGTPMMVQAMLIFYGSKLFFNFDLSSMKAALLIVSINTAAYLAEVIRGGINSVDQGQTEAAKAIGMNHVQTMSYVVLPQAIRSILPSIGNEFVINIKDTSVLNVIAVTELFFVTRSAAGSTYQTFQTFFIAAVIYFVLTFTTTRILNLVEKHMYKDTSSLVLESSTLPHPRKDQDQV from the coding sequence ATGAACAAGTTTATCAACTGGCGAATGGTCCCCACTATAGCCATGATATTCATGCTGGTATTTAACTTTCCAACACCAGCTATTAATGCAAGTGAGCCCCAAACCCAAATTGAGATTGACCAATCTACACTAAATCAAGAACTAGAAACCCCTGGCGTTTTGAGAGTAGGTATGGAGGCTAATTATGCGCCCTTTAACTGGTCGCAAACGAATGACAATGACGGCGCTATCGCCATCAGTAATTCTAATGGTGAATATGCTAATGGTTATGATGTCCAAATGGCTAAGTTAATTGCTGATCGTTTGGGTCTAAAGTTGGAAATTGTTAAGTCAGAATGGGATGGCCTACCTCCTGCTGTTCAATCTGGTAAAATTGATGCCATTATCGCTGGTATGTCCCCTACCCCTGAGCGATTGGAACAAATTGATTTTTCAAATTCTTATTATGATTCAAATATTGTTCTAGTTGTAAGAAAAGACAGTCCTTATGCTCAAGCTAAGAGCTTAGCGGACTTTAACGGGGCGAAAGTAACTGGTCAATTAAATACCTTCCATTATGATCTTATCGAACAAATTCCGGGAGTCGACCAGCAAACCGCCCTTGATTCCTTCCCGACAATGATTTCTAGTGTCCTCAGTGGCAAGTCCGATGCCTACGTATCAGAAAAACCAGGCGCTCTGGCTGCTGTCGCTGCAAACGATGAACTAAGCTTTGTCGAATTTCCTCCTAACCAAGGCTTTGATTTAGGACAATTAACTACTGATATTTCGGTAGGGCTACGTAAAAACTCTAAACTTACCCCCGTGATTAACGAAGTATTAGCAACTATCCCACAAGCTGATCGCGACCAACTGATGGAAGATATGGTAGCCCTTAACGAACGTGGTGAAAGCAAGGGCTTCTGGTCAGATGTAAGTAATATTTGGTCTAACTTCGGTAGCCAGTTTATTCGTGGGGCTGCCAACACTATGTTTATTGCCCTCAGCTCGACTGTAATTGGTTTCTTATTAGGTTTAGTGATTGCTATTATTAGGTCACTAAAAGTTAAAAAACAAGAGAACCCTGTAAGTTATTATCTTTACCGCTTAATTGACTTTATTATTGCCGCCTATATCGAAATCTTTAGAGGAACCCCGATGATGGTACAGGCTATGCTGATTTTTTATGGATCAAAATTATTTTTCAATTTTGACTTATCCTCTATGAAGGCTGCCCTACTAATTGTTTCAATTAACACTGCTGCTTATTTGGCTGAGGTTATTCGAGGCGGTATCAACTCAGTTGACCAAGGTCAAACTGAAGCGGCTAAAGCAATCGGTATGAACCATGTCCAAACTATGTCCTATGTTGTCTTACCCCAAGCAATCCGATCAATATTACCTTCGATTGGTAACGAATTTGTTATTAACATTAAAGATACCTCAGTCTTGAACGTAATTGCTGTTACCGAACTCTTCTTCGTAACTCGTTCCGCTGCTGGTTCTACCTATCAAACTTTCCAAACCTTCTTTATTGCTGCTGTAATCTATTTTGTTTTAACATTTACAACGACACGCATCTTAAATCTTGTCGAGAAGCATATGTACAAGGATACTAGCAGCCTGGTTTTAGAATCCTCCACCTTACCACATCCTAGAAAGGACCAGGACCAAGTATGA
- a CDS encoding sugar-binding transcriptional regulator — protein sequence MVDSFEKLSQVVPEIVATYRQRILILETIFRLQPIGRKMLAELMFITERRLRTEVDILKNQQLLESTPKGMRLTSQGELAIADAREFKRELSQFHRHEQKLANQLGFHDSRIVTGNLDEDSFVYFQMGSILSQYLDQHLAKGRQLMAVTGGTTMMNVMKYIQPKLALDRAFTIVSARGGIGDAAATQANTISDRLANRLSGRNISLYAPETLSQDAFDMLIEEPSIKKTLAILSEVNVLLFSVGDATIMAKRRGLDDKSKQIISDSAAIGEAFGCFFDEAGQIVYRVPRVGLQLEDLASIDLPILISGGSDKARALAAFAKLAPSQTVLITDEGAANLVLNEETH from the coding sequence ATGGTTGACAGTTTTGAAAAACTTTCCCAGGTTGTTCCAGAAATTGTGGCAACCTACCGGCAACGCATCCTTATTTTAGAAACTATTTTTAGACTTCAGCCTATTGGCCGAAAAATGCTTGCTGAGTTAATGTTTATTACTGAGCGGCGTTTGAGAACAGAAGTGGATATATTAAAAAACCAACAGCTGTTGGAATCAACCCCTAAAGGGATGAGGCTAACTAGTCAAGGTGAATTGGCAATTGCTGATGCACGTGAATTCAAAAGGGAACTGTCCCAGTTTCACAGGCATGAACAAAAATTAGCCAATCAGTTGGGTTTCCATGATTCACGCATTGTAACTGGCAATTTAGACGAGGATAGCTTTGTTTATTTTCAAATGGGATCAATATTATCCCAGTATCTTGACCAGCATCTAGCCAAGGGTCGCCAATTAATGGCGGTTACTGGTGGAACGACAATGATGAATGTCATGAAATATATTCAACCTAAGCTTGCTTTAGATAGAGCCTTTACAATCGTATCAGCTAGGGGAGGCATCGGTGATGCTGCTGCTACCCAAGCCAATACAATATCTGACCGCTTAGCTAATCGTCTATCTGGGAGAAATATTTCTCTCTATGCTCCAGAAACTTTATCTCAAGATGCTTTTGATATGTTGATTGAAGAACCGTCAATCAAAAAAACTTTAGCTATTTTATCAGAGGTAAATGTTTTACTATTTAGTGTTGGAGATGCTACAATTATGGCGAAGCGACGTGGATTAGATGATAAGAGCAAGCAAATTATTTCTGATTCTGCTGCGATTGGTGAAGCATTTGGATGCTTCTTTGATGAAGCTGGTCAAATCGTATACCGGGTGCCGAGGGTTGGCCTACAACTTGAGGACCTCGCTTCAATTGATCTACCAATTTTGATTTCTGGTGGATCAGATAAGGCAAGAGCTTTAGCTGCTTTTGCGAAACTTGCTCCCAGTCAGACCGTATTAATCACTGATGAGGGTGCTGCTAATTTGGTTTTAAATGAGGAAACTCATTAA
- a CDS encoding DUF368 domain-containing protein, producing the protein MANDSLFSKDWWLRIFKGAAVGIGGILPGLSGGVLAVIFGLYDEIIGFLSDITKNFWKNVKYFTPVGIGFIIGIIIFSFFVSEAFGSYEALFTCLFIGFVVGTLPLLFKQAGQAGRSSLDLTIMTGAALMIFVLMVVGGQNLTAVEPNFLVWMGSGALIGLGVIVPGMSPSNFLIYFGLYEKMSTGISQLDFSVIIPLALGAVICVLVLAKIAQWLFEHFYSQMYHFILGTVIGSSLAIFPTVVFPAFSPQGLAASGLSFTSSLLWCIALFIAGVIFSLWFSRIEEKYS; encoded by the coding sequence TTGGCAAACGATAGTTTGTTTTCAAAAGATTGGTGGCTAAGGATATTTAAAGGGGCAGCAGTTGGTATCGGGGGTATCTTACCCGGCTTATCTGGTGGCGTGCTAGCAGTAATTTTCGGTCTTTATGATGAGATTATTGGTTTTCTCAGCGACATCACCAAGAATTTTTGGAAGAATGTTAAGTATTTTACTCCAGTGGGTATTGGCTTCATTATTGGCATTATTATCTTTTCTTTTTTTGTCAGTGAGGCCTTTGGTAGTTATGAAGCTTTGTTTACTTGTCTTTTCATTGGTTTTGTAGTTGGGACCTTACCGCTTTTATTTAAACAAGCTGGACAAGCGGGTCGCTCTAGCCTTGACCTCACCATTATGACTGGCGCAGCCTTGATGATTTTCGTCTTGATGGTTGTGGGTGGTCAAAACTTAACCGCTGTAGAACCTAATTTCTTAGTATGGATGGGATCAGGTGCTTTAATAGGTTTGGGTGTGATTGTACCGGGTATGAGTCCTTCCAATTTTCTGATTTACTTTGGCCTGTATGAAAAAATGTCAACTGGGATTAGTCAATTGGATTTTTCAGTAATTATCCCTCTAGCATTGGGAGCGGTTATCTGTGTGTTGGTCCTTGCTAAGATTGCCCAGTGGTTATTCGAACATTTCTATAGCCAGATGTATCATTTTATTCTGGGAACAGTAATTGGCTCGTCGTTGGCTATTTTCCCGACGGTAGTTTTTCCTGCCTTCAGTCCTCAAGGGTTGGCAGCCTCTGGATTAAGTTTTACTAGTAGTTTGCTATGGTGCATCGCACTATTCATTGCTGGTGTAATTTTTTCCTTATGGTTTAGTCGTATTGAAGAAAAATATTCATAG
- the gap gene encoding type I glyceraldehyde-3-phosphate dehydrogenase yields the protein MGKKIAINGFGRIGRLALRRILESGSELEVIAINDLTSNEDLAYLLKYDTAQGRFPYSVEAKEDALIVDGKEIKAYEEKDASKLPWGELGVDFVLECTGFYTSDEKAQAHIEAGAKKVLISAPAKGDVKTIVYGVNHDTIGADDVIVSAASCTTNCLAPMANVLNEKFGVERALMSTIHAYTATQSMQDAPGGRKSRAGAANIIPASTGAAKAVGKVIPELNGVIDGTAQRVPTITGSEVELYSVLAKEVTVEEINAAMKGASSVAFGYTEDEIVSSDVIGDPRGSVFDATQTKIMEANGGQLVKTVAWYDNEYGFTGNMVNTLEHFATL from the coding sequence ATGGGTAAAAAAATTGCAATTAACGGATTCGGTCGTATTGGTCGTTTAGCTTTACGTCGTATTTTAGAAAGTGGTTCTGAATTAGAAGTTATCGCTATTAACGACTTAACTTCAAACGAAGACTTAGCTTACTTATTAAAATATGATACTGCACAAGGACGTTTCCCTTATTCAGTAGAAGCTAAAGAAGATGCTTTAATCGTAGATGGTAAAGAAATCAAAGCCTACGAAGAAAAAGATGCTTCTAAATTACCTTGGGGTGAATTAGGTGTTGACTTTGTACTAGAATGTACTGGTTTCTACACTTCTGACGAAAAAGCTCAAGCACACATCGAAGCTGGCGCGAAGAAAGTTTTAATCTCTGCACCTGCCAAAGGTGATGTGAAGACAATTGTTTACGGTGTAAACCATGATACAATTGGTGCTGATGATGTCATCGTTTCAGCTGCTTCATGTACAACAAACTGTTTAGCTCCTATGGCTAATGTATTAAACGAAAAATTCGGTGTTGAACGTGCTTTAATGTCTACAATTCACGCTTACACTGCAACACAATCTATGCAAGATGCACCAGGTGGCCGTAAGAGCCGTGCGGGTGCAGCTAACATCATCCCTGCCTCAACAGGTGCTGCTAAAGCTGTAGGTAAAGTTATTCCTGAATTAAATGGTGTAATTGACGGTACTGCACAACGTGTACCTACTATTACTGGTTCAGAAGTTGAACTTTATTCTGTATTAGCTAAAGAAGTAACTGTTGAAGAAATTAACGCAGCGATGAAAGGAGCTTCAAGCGTAGCCTTTGGTTACACTGAAGACGAAATCGTATCTTCTGATGTTATTGGTGACCCTCGTGGTTCAGTATTCGATGCAACTCAAACTAAAATTATGGAAGCTAACGGCGGCCAATTAGTTAAGACTGTTGCTTGGTATGACAACGAGTACGGCTTCACTGGTAACATGGTGAACACTTTAGAGCACTTTGCGACTCTATAA
- the clpP gene encoding ATP-dependent Clp endopeptidase proteolytic subunit ClpP, with protein MNLVPTVIEQSARGERAYDIYSRLLKDRIIMLSSQINDDVANSVIAQLLFLDAQDPEKDIYLYINSPGGSVTAGMAIYDTMNFVKADVVTIVMGMAASMGSFLSTAGTKGKRYALPNAEIMIHQPLGGAQGQATEIEIAARHILKTKAKLNQILSERTGQPIEVIERDTDRDNYMSAEEAKEYGLIDHIMTNSKELNNG; from the coding sequence ATGAATCTAGTGCCTACAGTTATTGAGCAATCTGCCCGCGGTGAACGTGCATATGATATATACTCGCGTCTGCTAAAAGATCGTATTATCATGCTAAGTTCACAAATCAATGATGATGTTGCAAACTCAGTGATTGCTCAATTATTATTCCTAGACGCTCAAGATCCAGAAAAAGATATATACCTATATATTAATTCACCAGGTGGTTCTGTAACGGCTGGTATGGCCATTTATGACACCATGAATTTTGTCAAAGCTGACGTAGTAACGATTGTTATGGGAATGGCTGCTTCGATGGGCTCATTCTTATCAACAGCTGGAACTAAAGGTAAACGTTACGCTTTACCTAATGCTGAAATCATGATTCACCAGCCCCTAGGTGGCGCCCAAGGACAAGCGACTGAAATTGAAATTGCTGCCCGCCATATTTTAAAAACTAAGGCAAAATTAAATCAAATCTTATCTGAGCGGACAGGTCAACCGATAGAAGTCATTGAGCGTGATACTGATCGCGATAACTACATGTCTGCTGAAGAGGCTAAAGAATATGGTTTAATTGATCACATCATGACTAATTCTAAAGAGCTGAATAATGGTTAA